A single genomic interval of Penaeus monodon isolate SGIC_2016 chromosome 30, NSTDA_Pmon_1, whole genome shotgun sequence harbors:
- the LOC119592501 gene encoding LOW QUALITY PROTEIN: membrane metallo-endopeptidase-like 1 (The sequence of the model RefSeq protein was modified relative to this genomic sequence to represent the inferred CDS: inserted 2 bases in 1 codon; deleted 1 base in 1 codon) produces the protein MAGATKRTTVCLTTVAVVFIVVIIILCVIPKPCRKGDACYDEGRAKSAAASGVITDTNTTQTSPASTETTSTEAGEVTKPVTVSETTSSTSDSSTSTSVSTASSSEAMPPVTETSVTEISSTERAFETSDLVETTHVTRADENTTEAVTLTETTEAVAITETTEAVAITETTEAVAITETTEAVTIAETTAETTEAESTITTTEEIPTTTEEYTFTYMEGRDCNTTDCRRLAARMLDMMDNGDISPCADFYQYACGGVVDNGFLRPENPQYYVDRIIGEKLASVHPDDPDLGAAKVFFDGCLRTSNQGVLERLSDSMKVFSALESLCDASSGSGTFDLTETLTTMMKMHFTPLFDLTLDVDGEDPDNFVLRLSLPTFTSPFGENLAHTVCVGEYHSELAAAKQRGGVFDLDEQYDKYNECIRRGKGSNARYMKMKEMVKNMDLIGNHTEVNMTQRLNQVIIDLDFFIQPIVQEFPEKSTFRLHNLEKKYDTMSLAELMALDGFSENIDWHKLVSDLLGISVDPKSIKVQVYFKDRLQKIIEHVNENIYDASNIHAMFMMLWSEQLYNDFVDPLGVAMGSPDYCLRIVKNLMHDFSSYLYLDALGPNLDEYQQQINTMVRLTKKTAEEQLRRAHPSSPDNSLIEKLRKMTGETMDLETSKNILAHSRTGVNSTGNFIEDCRTLLLRYRSYLYSMYERGPSNPEVMWNQFLLPYKSYGTYVYAMNKFLIPYGAMAAPLFYGDDVPHYVNFAGIGHMIAHELMHSFDGTGIYYDGERRNQTRSQRAKLXCAHTECLSEKLIYPQYVNTTSDLDTNFTLPHRLALNELLSDSAATRLAWETYISLLTGVAAPTSSPSTPLTGGRGGSSQPSRRRRSLDWYPPGARAKRQAVMPPPGPIKPLPSTNTSEPKLPFLDLTPIQLYFLRTAQTQCSATSDIMFNVKEDEHLPSRLRVNMILMNDPLFAEAFQCQGGNPWWPTSSATSPWGRGASPSALN, from the exons ATGGCAGGAGCGACGAAGAGAACCACGGTCTGTTTGACGACTGTGGCTGTTGTGTTCATCGTCGTGATCATCATCTTGTGCGTTATACCGAAACCCTGCAGGAAGGGCGATGCCTGCTATGACGAG GGAAGAGCGAAGAGTGCCGCCGCCTCCGGCGTCATCACCGACACTAATACAACCCAGACCTCACCCGCTAGTACTGAAACCACGTCAACTGAAGCAGGTGAAGTTACTAAGCCTGTGACCGTTAGCGAGACTACATCTTCGACCAGTGATTCTTCCACCTCAACCTCTGTGTCCACTGCATCCTCTTCTGAAGCCATGCCACCCGTAACCGAAACATCTGTCACGGAGATCTCCAGTACTGAGCGTGCGTTTGAGACGTCGGACCTCGTTGAAACGACGCATGTGACAAGGGCAGATGAGAATACAACTGAGGCTGTGACATTAACGGAGACAACTGAGGCTGTGGCAATAACGGAGACAACTGAGGCTGTGGCAATAACGGAGACAACTGAGGCTGTGGCAATAACGGAGACAACTGAGGCTGTGACAATAGCGGAGACAACTGCGGAGACAACGGAGGCtgaatcaacaataacaacaactgaaGAGATTCCAACAACCACAGAGGAATATACTTTCACTTATATGGAAG GGAGGGACTGCAACACTACTGATTGCAGACGTCTGGCGGCGCGCATGCTGGACATGATGGATAATGGGGATATCAGCCCCTGTGCG GACTTCTACCAGTACGCATGTGGCGGTGTGGTGGACAACGGCTTCCTCAGACCCGAGAATCCTCAGTACTATGTTGATAGAATTATCGGAG AAAAGCTTGCGTCAGTGCATCCTGATGACCCGGACTTGGGTGCTGCGAAGGTGTTCTTTGATGGCTGTCTGCGGACGAGCAACCAGGGCGTGTTAGAACGACTGAGCGATAGCATGAAAGTCTTCTCGGCTCTTGAGTCCCTGTGCGACGCGAGCAGCGGCTCGGGCACTTTCGACCTGACCGAAACCTTGACTACGATGATGAAGATGCATTT CACTCCACTCTTCGACCTGACGTTAGACGTGGATGGTGAAGATCCAGACAATTTCGTTCTCCGGCTTTCGCTGCCGACGTTCACTTCACCTTTCGGCGAGAATCTGGCGCACACGGTTTGTGTCGGGGAATACCATTCCGAGCTGGCAGCCGCCAAACAGCGAGGCGGGGTGTTCGACTTGGACGAACAGTACGACAAGTACAACGAGTGTATA agaagaggcaaaggcTCGAATGCTCGCTAcatgaaaatgaaggaaatggtGAAGAACATGGACCTAATAGGCAATCATACTGAAGTTAACATGACGCAAAGGCTGAATCAAGTCATAATCGACTTGGATTTCTTCATTCAGCCAATTGTGCAG GAATTTCCCGAGAAGTCAACATTCCGCCTGCATAATTTGGAAAAGAAGTACGATACAATGTCTTTGGCTGAGTTGATGGCTCTGGATGGATTCAGCGAGAAC ATCGACTGGCATAAACTCGTATCCGATCTGCTGGGCATCAGTGTCGACCCCAAGAGCATTAAGGTGCAGGTTTACTTCAAGGATCGACTGCAGAAAATCATCGAGCACGTTAACGAAAATATTTACGA CGCATCGAACATTCATGCCATGTTCATGATGCTTTGGAGTGAACAGCTGTATAACGACTTCGTGGACCCCCTCGgggttgccatgggctctcccgaTTACTGCCTCCGCATTGTGAAGAATCTCATGCACGACTTCTCGTCTTACCTGTATCTTGATGCCTTGGGACCCAACCTCGACGAGTATCAGCAGCAG ATCAACACGATGGTCCGGCTGACGAAGAAGACGGCCGAAGAGCAGCTGAGGCGAGCGCATCCTTCCTCGCCCGACAACTCACTCATCGAGAAGCTGCGCAAAATGACCGGCGAGACGATGGACCTCGAGACCTCGAAAAACATCCTGGCGCACAGCAGGACGGGG GTGAATAGTACAGGGAACTTCATTGAAGACTGCCGTACACTCTTGTTACGGTACAGATCCtacttatatagtatgtatgaaagAGGACCCTCCAATCCTGAAGTTAT GTGGAATCAGTTCCTTCTACCTTACAAAAGTTACGGTACCTACGTCTACGCCATGAACAAATTCT TGATCCCGTACGGTGCCATGGCAGCCCCGCTCTTCTATGGCGACGATGTCCCCCATTATGTCAACTTCGCTGGCATTGGTCACATGATCGCACACGAGCTCATGCACAGCTTTGACGGCACAG GTATCTACTACGACGGCGAAAGAAGAAACCAGACAAGATCTCAGAGAGCCAAGCT ATGTGCTCATACTGAGTGTCTGTCAGAAAAACTCATTTACCCTCAGTATGTTAATACAACAAGTGATCTTGACACAAACTTTACG CTGCCTCACCGCCTCGCCCTCAACGAGCTCCTCTCGGACTCCGCGGCCACCAGACTGGCTTGGGAAACTTACATCTCCTTAC TCACAGGCGTTGCAGCTCCAACATCGTCGCCAAGCACACCACTCACAG GTGGACGGGGTGGAAGCAGCCAGCCCAGCCGCCGCCGACGATCCCTGGACTGGTATCCCCCAGGAGCTCGAGCCAAACGCCAGGCCGTGATGCCGCCTCCGGGACCTATTAAACCCTTGCCTTCGACCAACACTTCGGAGCCAAAACTGCCTTTCCTGGACCTGACACCCATTCAACTGTACTTCCTCCGCACAGCGCAG ACGCAGTGCAGCGCTACCAGTGACATCATGTTTAACGTCAAAGAAGATGAGCATCTGCCATCTCGCCTCAG AGTGAATATGATTCTGATGAACGACCCGCTGTTCGCCGAGGCCTTCCAGTGCCAG GGGGGGAACCCATGGTGGCCGACGAGCAGTGCGACTTCTCCTTGGGGTAGAGGAGCGTCTCCATCTGCTCTCAAT